TGAATTTCAATTCGCGCCGCACGCGCATCAACGCGCGCGCCTCTTCGACCGCGTCGGCGAAATGGTTGTCGTCTTTCGCCGTGGCGAGCATGTAAAAGCTGCGCTGGCGCACCGCCGGGCCGTAGTTTTTGATGTAAGTGCGCAACGGGACAGTGGCGAAAACGTCTTGCGGCATGCCGAAGATCGTGCCCTTGGCTGCCGCCACGCCAACCACGCGGTAAGGCAAGCCGTTGACCGAGATTTCATTGCCCACCGCGTTGCCGCTGGGGAAAAGCTTAGCGGCCACATCCCATCCAAGCAAAATTACAGGCATCCCGGCTTTGTCTTCGGTGTCGGTGAAATAGCGTCCGTCGGCGATGTCCAGGTTTTCGATGTCCACGCAATTGGCGGTCGCGCCGTCTACGCCGACGTTCTCGGCACTCTCGTTGTGATATTTGAGAATCGAGGGCGAGCCGAGTGCTTTGGCGCCGAGCTTATCAATCAGCGTGGCGCGCGTTTGAATGTAATCGAAATCGTCGAAGGTGATTTCTTTGTTGCGGCGTTGCGCGTTGGCAATCGAATCGGTGCTCTTCCAATCGTCAAAGCCGAAGCGGCGAATGCTGAACGATTTCGCGCCAATGCCCGCAATCTTTTCGTCCACGTAGCGGTTGAAACCCTGAATCAGTGAGACCACCAGCACGACGGCGGTGACGCCGATAATCATGCCCAACAGCGTCAGCGTGGAGCGCAGCTTGTTGGCCCAAATTGCATCCAAAGCCAGTTTGATCGTTTCTGAGAATTCCATAGATGTATGCGAAGACGTTTGCAGTGCGTGTGCAGGTACAGAATTAACGTGCCTTGACCAGCACGTCGCCGTTGATTTCCAGCGCCTCGCTTTGCGCGCTGATTTGCAGACCCGTCAGTTCCAACCAGCGTTCCTGCCGTTCGACCACGTCCAATTTACCCTGTTGATTGACGGCGAGTTTATAAGGCAGCGGCAGCTTACGCAGATAAAACGCTGGCAACTCCAAATGATTTAACAGCCGCTCGGCTGGCAGATTGGCCTGGCGATTGAAACCGATCTCGCGCCCCACCAGACCAAGCTGAAAGCGCAAATCCAGCAGCAATTGCGTGCCGGGCGTGGCCTGCAAAAAGGCGCGTCCGTCCGTGCTGGTTACGCGCAACGGCACGGGCCGGTCATTGATGGCAAACGTGCCATGCGGTGCGATGCGATACGGGATGCCATATTCGCGTCCGCGTAGCCGCGTGTCAAAAACACCTTGCAGGCGTAAGCGCGCGGTGAGGCCGCCCGCGTCAATCCGGTCGAGCACGAATTGTTGCACATCCGCCTGCGCGTTGCCGCTTTCCAGATCGGTGTAATTGGTCACTTTCACCAGTCCATCCACGGCTTCTTCGCGCACGCGCCCGGGCCGCAACAGCATTTGAATGTCATCCGTGCGCGCGGCGGCCAGGCGCAGCAGCATCTGGCTCAATAAGCGGCGGCTCAAGCGCGCGCGCAAGGAGCGCGACACCCCAAGCTGTTCGCTCAACCGCGCAAGCTCGACAGGCAAGGCTGCCGCAGCCGGCGAATTCACACTCAACGCCTCTTCATTTGTCAGTTCAGCCAGACGCAATCCCACCACAGCCCGGCCTTCCAAAATGCATAACGCTGAAAGGGTGAACGGCAACGGCAATTGATATGGCTTCGTCGTCACCGTCATCGGCAACGAACCGCCGACCTCGAATTGCGCCGCCGGGATGTCCAGCGTTTCGGCCACCTCGCGCGGCACGGTGAGCGCGGGCAAGGCCGCATTCCAGCGCTCCGGCGATAGCCATTCGCCAAACCAAAGCCGTAACAAGGGCGTGAGCACGCCGTTATCCAACGCAACTTCGGTCAGGCGGAAGGGCAGTCGTAACGCGCCGTCCTGCGGTTCGGCATTGTTCATAATCCCAGTCAGCCGCAGGTTCAGCGCTTTTGCGGACGTGGCCGAAGAGAAAGCCAGCACTTCCAATTTCACTTCCGCGCCCGCCGCCGTCAGCCGGGCCGTAATGGTTTTGATGCGTAACAACGCGCCATTCGCCAGCGTGAATTCCATCCCGGTCAGGCTCTGTGCGGCCTGATTAACGGTAGGTTCGCTCAGCACGAGCAGCAAGTCTGACTCCGTGGCGGTCTTGAGTTGGGCGTATGTTTGCGGCAAGCCAGCGGCTGGGCGTGGGGCGTCGGTTTGTTGCGCGATGACAGCGACCGCCAGGCTCAAGAGCAATGCCGCCAACCAGATTTTGTACATCGGTTCTTTCTGCATAACTACGTAGGCCATTATACCAGGCACATTTGCCATGTGCCTGCGCTACATCACGCCGCAACAAGGGAAGTGCGTGAGCGTAGCGCAACCCGCCGAGGTTGCGCGGCGTCATCCACTCCAACTATGGCCTAACAGCTACGCCACGGCCCGACTGATGACACGGGGCAACTCGGCGGGTTGCACTACTCAGCATCCATCCGCCTGGCTCCGGCGTGGGCGCAAAATGACGGATGCTGCGCAGCAACCGCTGCCGCGCGAGGCTGAACGAGTTGTGCTAGAGTGCGGGCCGCTTCCCATAATGCATTGCCAAAACAACACCATGAAGCGAGTCAGAGGACAACTCAATGACCTCGCAGGTGCGACACTGACAGATGTGTTAATTGCCGCCGGGCGCATCCATTCTGTTCAACTGGCAGATTTGGCGCAGCCCTGTGACCTTGGCGGCGCTGAATATCATCTCGCGCCCGGTTTCATTGACCTGCAAATCAACGGCTACGCTGGCGTAGATTTCAACGACGCCAGCACCACCCCTGCACAAATTGCTGCGGCCTTTCGGCAACTGTGGCGCACGGGCACGACAGCGCTGTTGCCGACGGTAATCACGGGTTCGCACGCGCATATCGCACAATGTTTCGCCAACCTGTTGCGCGCGGCAGATGAATTCCCTGAAGTCGCGCGCGGTATGCTGGGCTTGCATCTGGAAGGCCCGTTCATCTCAACCGAAGATGGCCCACGCGGCGCGCATCCGCGTGAACACGCGCGGCCACCAGATTGGGACGAGTTCGAGCGCTGGCAGGATGCCGCGCGCGGGCAGATTCGCCTCGTGACTTTGTCGCCCGAATGGCCGGAAGCGAATGCCTTTATCGAACGCGCCGCCGCCGCCGGTGTGATCGTGGCCATCGGTCACACCGCTGCCACGCCCGCGCAAATCGCCGATGCGGTCAAAGCAGGTGCGGGCTTGTCCACGCATCTTGGCAATGGTTCGCACGCCAGGATCGAGCGCCATCCGAATTACATTTGGGAACAACTGGCGGCGGATGAACTGAGCGCCAGCTTTATCGTAGACGGCCAGCACCTGCCGCCCGCCGTCGTCAAATGCTTCCTGCGCTGCAAGGGCGTCGCGCGCAGCATCCTCGTCACCGACGCCATCGCCGCCGCAGGCTGTCCGCCGGGCCGCTATCGCCTGGGTCACATCGAAGTCGAAGTCACCCCCGCCGGCCGCGTCTGCTTGCCGGGCACGGCCTATCTGGCCGGGTCGGTATTGGAAATGCACGAAGCGGTGGCGAATACAGTTCGCTATTCCGAGGCGACGTTGACGGACGCTTTGCGGATGGCGAGCGCAAATCCGGCGGCGTTGTTGGGCGTGCACGAGCAATACGGAATGCTTGAAGCCGGGCGGCGCGCAGACTTGATCCTGTTTCGTTGGGATGCGCCAAGCGCGACACTGGACATTGCGGCCACGATCAGCGGTGGTGCATTGGTCTATGACGCCGCGTGCCACTGAGATTTGGCGATTGCCAAACTGCAAAAAGGCACAATGCAACAGGTCGAATGCATTGTGCCTTTTTGTTGCTACCCATTGCTGCGGTTGTTAAATCGAAGCAACTGACATTGACACATTCAGGTTTTACCGAACCCCGCAGGCGCCAGCGTTTAGGGTTCCGCCTTTAGGCGGTCAGCGCGCGATTGACGTGCCTGCGGCGCGCTGACCGCCTAAAGGCGGAACTCTAAACGCTGGCGCGCCACGCTTACTTTTTCAATCAATGTGTCAAGCTCGGTTGTTTGGATTTAGCGCAGGTATTTGTTGAAAAATTCGAGCGTGCGCGTCCAGGCCAGTTTCGCCGACGCTTCGTCATAACGCGGCGTCGTGTCGTTGTGGAAGCCGTGCTGTTTGCCCTCGTACATGTGCACGGTGTAGACCTTGTTGTTGGCCTTGAGCGCCGCTTCATAAGCCGCGATGCCCGCGTTGATGCCTTGATCATTGCCTGCGTAATGCAGCAACAGCGGCGCGCTGATCTTGGGGACATCATCAGCGCCCGCCTGGCGGCCATAGAAAGGCGCTCCCGCGTTTAGATCAGCGCCCAGCCGCACGGCCAATTGATTCACGATGCCGCCGCCAAAGCAGAATCCGACCGCGCCCAGTTTCTTGGTTGAATCCGGGCGCGCCTTAAGCCACTTGGCCGCCGCGACGAAATCTTCGGTCATCTTTTTGCCATCCACCGTGCGAAAGGCGGCGGCGCCTTTTTCATCGGTGCCCGGAAAACCGCCGACCGAGGTCAATCCGTCGGGCGCAAAGGCGATGAAGTTGGCGAGCGCGAAGCGGCGGGCCACGTCTTCGATATAGGGACTGAGTCCGCGATTCTCGTGAATGACAAGCACCACGGGCAGTTTCCCGCCTTTAGACGGACGGGCCAGATAGCCCTTGATCGTGCCGTTGCCCGCTGGCGATTGCACCACTTCGTAGCCGACTTTGATGCGCTTGTCGTCGGGCGGCACTTGTTGCGCCCAGGCATAGTTCGGCTTCAGGCTCTCGAAAATCGCCAGGGCGGTCAGGCCGCCGGTGGCGAACTTGCCCGCGCGGTCGAGGAAGCTACGGCGCGTGATGTCGCCATGCTGGTACTCGTGAAACAGGTCTAACAACTCCTGCGGATAATCGGATGCTTGCTTACGTTCCATTTTGTCTCCTTGGATAGGGGTTGCGAGGCGCGAGATGCTGCTCATCTCCCTCAGGTTTAGCTTGCCTTAGCAGAAGCCGCAATGACTTTCCGGAAAGTACAAATAATTCAGCAATTCGCCAAGGTCAATCAGGTGACACGCACTGCCTAAGACGAAGCCGCTGAGGATTGGGATTCGGATTTTGTCGCAGCTACTCGCTTGTTTTCAGCTTGTACGCCAGCCAGTCACGAATTTTAACGCTGCCAAGCCGGCCAAGTCGGCCAAGCGGGAAAGATTCATGGCGCGCATTGAGCCACGCCGCGCGCCTGCGCTAGACTGCCAGCCACGCCCCATCGGCGGGCATTATCCAAACGCTGGCGGAGCAATCACATTCATCACCAAAGGAAAATCAGTATGAACAAGCAAGACTTGAGCGGACGTGTGGCCTTAATCACCGGCGCGAGCACGGGCATCGGTCGTTGGGCGGCGCTGGCCATGTCCGAGTGCGGCGCGGCGGTGGCGATCAACTACCACAAAAATCGGGCGGGGGCGGAAGAGACTTTGCAAGCCATTGAAGCGGCGGGCGGGCGCGGCGTCATCATTCAAGCGGACGTTTCGACCAAGTCGGGCGCTGAGAGCGTTGTGGCGGCGGCGCGGGCGCAACTTGGCCCCATTGATATTCTGGTCAACAACGCGGGCGATCTGGTGCAGCGTTGCGCATTGCGCGAATTCACTGAAGAGTTGTGGGATCAGGTGATGAACCTGAACTTGAAGAGCGTCTGGCTGGTTTCGCAGGCGGCGCTGGGTGAGATGATCGAACGCCAGGCGGGCACGATTATCAATGTCGGTTCGATTGCCGGGCATCACGGCGGCGGGCCGGGCGCGGCAGTTTATGCGACGGCCAAAGCGGGCGTGCATTGTTTGACGAAAGGGATGGCGAAGGAGCTTGCGCCGTTCGGCATTCGCGTCAATGCGGTCGCGCCGGGCGTGATCGAAACGCCCTTTCACGAACGTATGTCTACGCCAGAGATGATGCGGCAATTTGCGGCGGGCATTCCGTTGGGGCGCACGGGCATGGCGGAAGAGTGCGGGCGGGTGATTGCGTTTCTGGCGTCAGAGGCGGCGAGTTATATCCACGGGGAACTGATCGAAATCAATGGCGGCCAATTGATGGTGTGAAGCTGCTGGTGTGAGCGCCTGGGCGGAATCTTCAATCCCAGTTGCGGCGGCGAATGGATTGCCAGCGATTGCCACGCACCCATTCGATCAAGACCAGGATGAAGATGCGCAGGATGCTCAGGCCTCCGGCGAGGATGATCCAACCGCCCAACTGCCAAATTTGCGGGCGTTGGCTGAACCATTGCTGCAGGATGACTAGCGCTACAAAGCCGATCAGCAGGTATTGCAGGGCCGTCATGATTTCTCGTGTGGTATGGTTTTGCATAATCCGAATAGTCCGCCGTGATTATCGCCGAAACTGGCTCATTCGTCAGCCCCTGACCAACCTTTTTCAGAATTATGACCGATGCAGTAGAATGCCGCCGTTTTTGCAAGGCAAACAATTCGTCTAAAAAAAGGAGCAATGTATCGTGAGAAATCTGTTGGAGGCCCGCATCGGCAAAGAAGTTGACGTGGTGTGCGAAGGAGGCGCTGTCAGCGGCAAAATTATCAGAGTGGAGGGCAGCATTCTCGTGTTGGAAAAAGAAGATCGGCAGGGGTATGTGGACATCGCCCGGATCGTCGCTTTTTGGGATAAGTCGGAAAAGAAAACCAAATCGGCTGGGTTTTTGCCAAAAACGCTGTAACAACCAAACGCGGCTGCCCGGGCGCTTTCAACGCCGGCAGCCGCGTTTGGTTTAAGTTCGCCGGAGCTTTACTCGGCGGCCCTCATCAATTGCGGGATGAGTGCCAGCGGCGCGCGGCGATAGCCTGTGATGCGCTTTTCCCAGTAACCGGCAAATTCAGAAACGGTCACGCCTTTTGAACTTGAGGCGTGATAGAACGTCGTGGCGTCGCGCACGATGCCCACGTGTTTTAGGTCGTTGAAAAAGACCAGCGTGCCGAACTGTTTGATTTCCTCTGGGGTCGGTTCTGGCAACTGGCTCCACAGCGAGCGCGCCGCCACGCGCTGAAAATCCACGCCCGCATCCTGGAAAACGCGCCAGACGAAGCCTGAACAATCATAGCCATTATCATTCGTGCCATAGAAGCGATAACGAATGCCCAGCTTATTCAAGATTGCCGAGCGTAAGCTCGCCGCCGGGTCGCCGCCAAAGGGCATGGGCGGATTGAGTAATCTGTTGCTGAGGCTGGGCAAGACGAGTTTGGTCAGATCTTTGGCATGGGTCAGCACCGGTGGAATAGGGATTTCCCCAACCAGGGGCGCCGTGATTGTGGGGGGCTTTGCCTCGGCTTTATCTTTTGCTTGTTGTGCTTGCGTAGCGCGTGGGGCGCAAATGAGCACACAAATAAGCACGGCAAGGCAAAGGGGCACTTGAAATTGTCGCATACGTTCGATTTTCTCCTTGTATTGATCAAATGAGCAGATCGTTTGATCCAAGGTGGTGCTCTCTGATCTTTGTACCGCTCGAAAATTGCGAGGACCGCTCGAAAGTGCGGGCATTCTAGCCGGAGCTTGGCCGAATTGTCCACTGTTGCCCGGTCATTTCCCGGTCATTTGAGGAGGTGGGAAAAGTCTGCGGGAAACAGTTGCCGGGGATAGCGAATTGAACTAGGCGAGGCTATACTGCAATGGCGTTTAGCGCAGACCGGTTTCAATCTTCTTGAATTACTAAGCCCAAACAACGTGACTCTTCGAGTTACCCCCGGTGATGGACTTCAGTTGAGGGCGCATTTCTTCTTATGAAAATTGCCATTTTGGGGACGCGCGGCATTCCCGCGAACTACGGCGGTTTTGAGACATTTGCCGAACAATTGGGAACGCGCATGGCGGCGCGCGGGCATGACGTTACGGTCTATTGCCGGAAGCACTATTCGAATAGCCGCACGACCACGCGTTACAACGGCGTTAAACTGGTTGTCCTGCCGACAATTCGCCACAAGTATTTCGACACGGTAATCCACACGCTCCTGTCCGTGTTGCACGCCACCTTCCGCAAGTATGACGTGATTTTGCTTTGCAACGCGGCGAATAGCCTTTTCTCGTTCATCCCCAGGTTGCTGGGGACGCCGACGCTGGTCAACGTGGATGGGCTGGAGCGGAAGCGCAAAAAATGGAATTGGGTGGGCCGCGGTTATTATCTGGTTTCGGAATGGCTCTCGACCTTTTTGCCGACCGCCATCGTAACCGATGCGCAAGTCATCCAGGACTATTACGCCACGCGCTACGGCAAAGAGTCGGCCATGATTGCCTATGGAGCTGAAGTCGCCCGCCGCGCGATGCCTGATTTGCTTACCAAGTATGACCTGGAGCCGAATCGCTACGTGCTTTATGTCAGCCGTTTGGAACCGGAGAATAACGCGCACTTGGTGATCGAGGCTTATCAAAACCTCAAGACCGACTGGCCGCTGGTGATCGTCGGCGGCGCGCCTTACGCACAGGAATACATCGCACAACTCAAAAGCACCCGCGATCCGCGCGTGAAATTTTTTGGCTTCGTGTTTGGCGAGGATTATCGTGCGCTACAGCAGAACGCCTATTGTTATGTGCACGCGACCGAAGTGGGCGGCACGCATCCGGCGCTGATTGAAGCGATGGGGGCAGGGAATTGTGCGCTGACGTTGAACACGCCGGAGAATGTCGAAGTGCTCGGCGCGGCGGGCATTCTCTATGATTCGGTAGCTGATTTGACGCGGCAACTGCAACGCATCTTGGCCGACCCCGCGCTGATTACCGAATATCGCCGCCGCGCCATGTCCCGCGTTTTGGAGCTTTACAACTGGGAGCAGATCACTGACGAATACGAAACCCTGCTGTCAAAACTGGCGGGTATCGAGCTTGTTTCGGAACGAGTTCCGTCAGCGGCTCCCAGCCGCAACGAATTCACCTATCCGCGCGCGCCGTTTGCCGAAGAGCAACCTGCTGAAACCCGGCGCACGGCCACGACGCTGCACTGACCTGCCAATGAGTTATCAATCAAGCGCCAATGTCCCGCTCTGGTCGCCCGCGTTCGCCTTATTGCGCGAACATCGTGGTTTGATCAGTTCGCTGGTCAAACGCGACCTGACCAACCGCTATAAAGGCTCGGTGATGGGCCTGGCGTGGACGATCATCACCCCGGCCATCCAAATCCTGATTTTTACCGTGATCTTTGCGGGGATTTTCAATGCGCGCTTCGGCAATGAGACCAGCCAGTTCGGCTACGCGATTTACATGTTTTGCGGAATGCTGCCGTGGATTGCGTTTAGCGAGGGTGTGCAGCGTTCGGCCACGGCTTTGACCGAGAATGTCAATTTGGTCAAACGTGTGGTCTTTCCCATTGAAGCGCTACCGGTCAATCTGGCGCTTTCAGCGATTGCGCAACAACTGTTCGGCACCTTGGTGCTGATCGTGGTGGCGGCAATGTTTGAACACACCTTGTCGCCCACCATGCTGTTGTTGCCCTTGCTGTTGGTGCCGCAGTTACTGGTAACCGTGGGGTTGGGTTGGCTGGCCGCCAGCTTCGGCGTTTTTATCCGCGACACCGCGCAATTTACGCAATTGGTGCTGATGGCCTGGATGTATTTGACCCCGATCCTTTATCCCGAAAAGGTGATCCCGGCCCAATATCGCTGGCTAGTGGAGTTGAATCCGCTGGCAGCGTTGATCAGCAGCTATCGGCGCATTTTATTGGAAGGGCGATTGCCCGATTGGCGCGGGTTGGCTATTACGATGGCGTTTGCGCTGGTCTGTTTCGGCGTTGGCTATTGGTGGTTTGAACGGACGAAGAAAGCCTTTGCCGATGTCTTGTGAGCAGGCTCAGTCTTCTCTGCCGGCTGCTTCGCGGATCGTGGCAACACGCTTGGTTGATTTGAGCACGATGGTGCGGCGCGTCGGCACCAGGGCTTGTAAGTTATGCGGGTCTTGTGACTCGGCCATGCTCTGTTCGGCGTAATTGCGCAGCGACTCCAAAAAGCGATTGAACTCGCGCTGCATCTGATCCATTTTCTCGCGCATGTTCAGGATGATCTCGACCCCAGCCAGATTGACGCCCAGATCGCGCGTCAGCTTCAAAATGACTTCCAGGCGCTCGACATCTTCGTCGCTATAAAGGCGGACGTTGCCATCCGAGCGCGAGGGTTTGAGCAGCCCTTCGCGTTCGTAAAGCCGCAGCGTTTGCTGGTGCACTCCGTAATGATCGGCGATGGCGCTGATCGTGTAGCCTTTGGTTTTACGCTTACTGCCAATCCCTTTTGGCGTCATAAGTGCTCCTTATTCCAGCCCTAAAGCCACGCGCGGGTTTTCGGGATTGCGTTTGGCAAACTCGCGCAGCAGGTGCTTCGAATCCTCGTCAATCAATTTGGGCAGGACGATCTTCACTTCCACGTACTGATCGCCGTGCGTCGCGCCGCGCAAACTCGGCGCGCCTTTTTCGCGCAAACGAAAAACCTGGCCCGATTGTGTGCCGGGCGGAATGCGCAGTTGGGCTTTACCGCTCACGGTCGGGACTTCGATTTTCGCGCCCAACGCCGCTTCGGGCAGCGTGATGGGGATCGTGCAATGTATGTTGTCGCCCTTGCGTGTAAAGATCGCATGAGAGGCAACATTCGTGACGATGAAAAGATCGCCCGGCGGCAAGCCGCGCAAACCGGCTTCGCCTTTGCCCGCGACGCGCACACGCGAGCCAGTGTCCACGCCCGCCGGGATGCGCACTTTAACGGTTTCCGTCTTCGGGACAGCGCCTCTGCCGCTGCAAACCGGGCAGGGCTGACGCCGTTTGCCTGTGCCGTTGCAATCGCCGCAGGTCTGATCGAAACGCAAAAAGCCGCCGCCGCCTGAAACCTTCCCGCTGCCCTGGCAGGTCGCACAGGTGACTTGTCCGTTATTGGCTTCGCCGCTGCCGCCGCAACGCACACACGGATCGGTGCGGCGCACGCTCAAACTGGTGGTCAGGCCGTTGATGGCGTCTTCGAAACTGATGGCCAGTGGAACTTCGATGTCCGCGCCGCGCTTGGATTGGGTGCGGGATTGCGTGGCGGTGCGCGTCGCCCCGCCAAACAAGTCGCTGAAAATGTCTTTGAAACTTGGTCCTGCGCCAGGGCCTTGCCCGGCTGCGCCCGCACCGGCTGCGCCCGGAGCGCCTGAAAAGACGCTCCAATCAAAATCGAAGCCCGGCCCGCCAGCGCCGCGCGCCGAAGCGTCGCGGATG
This is a stretch of genomic DNA from Acidobacteriota bacterium. It encodes these proteins:
- a CDS encoding C40 family peptidase, with the translated sequence MPALSSGPRNFRAVQRSESTTLDQTICSFDQYKEKIERMRQFQVPLCLAVLICVLICAPRATQAQQAKDKAEAKPPTITAPLVGEIPIPPVLTHAKDLTKLVLPSLSNRLLNPPMPFGGDPAASLRSAILNKLGIRYRFYGTNDNGYDCSGFVWRVFQDAGVDFQRVAARSLWSQLPEPTPEEIKQFGTLVFFNDLKHVGIVRDATTFYHASSSKGVTVSEFAGYWEKRITGYRRAPLALIPQLMRAAE
- the dnaJ gene encoding molecular chaperone DnaJ: MAQKEDFYKTLGVKRAATQDDIRKAYRRLARKYHPDVNPGDKSAEDKFKGLSEAYEVLSDPKKREVYDKFGSYSDNIRDASARGAGGPGFDFDWSVFSGAPGAAGAGAAGQGPGAGPSFKDIFSDLFGGATRTATQSRTQSKRGADIEVPLAISFEDAINGLTTSLSVRRTDPCVRCGGSGEANNGQVTCATCQGSGKVSGGGGFLRFDQTCGDCNGTGKRRQPCPVCSGRGAVPKTETVKVRIPAGVDTGSRVRVAGKGEAGLRGLPPGDLFIVTNVASHAIFTRKGDNIHCTIPITLPEAALGAKIEVPTVSGKAQLRIPPGTQSGQVFRLREKGAPSLRGATHGDQYVEVKIVLPKLIDEDSKHLLREFAKRNPENPRVALGLE
- a CDS encoding dienelactone hydrolase family protein; the protein is MERKQASDYPQELLDLFHEYQHGDITRRSFLDRAGKFATGGLTALAIFESLKPNYAWAQQVPPDDKRIKVGYEVVQSPAGNGTIKGYLARPSKGGKLPVVLVIHENRGLSPYIEDVARRFALANFIAFAPDGLTSVGGFPGTDEKGAAAFRTVDGKKMTEDFVAAAKWLKARPDSTKKLGAVGFCFGGGIVNQLAVRLGADLNAGAPFYGRQAGADDVPKISAPLLLHYAGNDQGINAGIAAYEAALKANNKVYTVHMYEGKQHGFHNDTTPRYDEASAKLAWTRTLEFFNKYLR
- a CDS encoding glucose 1-dehydrogenase; this translates as MNKQDLSGRVALITGASTGIGRWAALAMSECGAAVAINYHKNRAGAEETLQAIEAAGGRGVIIQADVSTKSGAESVVAAARAQLGPIDILVNNAGDLVQRCALREFTEELWDQVMNLNLKSVWLVSQAALGEMIERQAGTIINVGSIAGHHGGGPGAAVYATAKAGVHCLTKGMAKELAPFGIRVNAVAPGVIETPFHERMSTPEMMRQFAAGIPLGRTGMAEECGRVIAFLASEAASYIHGELIEINGGQLMV
- a CDS encoding ABC transporter permease, which produces MSYQSSANVPLWSPAFALLREHRGLISSLVKRDLTNRYKGSVMGLAWTIITPAIQILIFTVIFAGIFNARFGNETSQFGYAIYMFCGMLPWIAFSEGVQRSATALTENVNLVKRVVFPIEALPVNLALSAIAQQLFGTLVLIVVAAMFEHTLSPTMLLLPLLLVPQLLVTVGLGWLAASFGVFIRDTAQFTQLVLMAWMYLTPILYPEKVIPAQYRWLVELNPLAALISSYRRILLEGRLPDWRGLAITMAFALVCFGVGYWWFERTKKAFADVL
- a CDS encoding ABC transporter permease — encoded protein: MEFSETIKLALDAIWANKLRSTLTLLGMIIGVTAVVLVVSLIQGFNRYVDEKIAGIGAKSFSIRRFGFDDWKSTDSIANAQRRNKEITFDDFDYIQTRATLIDKLGAKALGSPSILKYHNESAENVGVDGATANCVDIENLDIADGRYFTDTEDKAGMPVILLGWDVAAKLFPSGNAVGNEISVNGLPYRVVGVAAAKGTIFGMPQDVFATVPLRTYIKNYGPAVRQRSFYMLATAKDDNHFADAVEEARALMRVRRELKFNEKDNFGINTPDAVMGIRDRLLGPIFIAATAVPAIALVVGGIVIMNIMLVSVTERTREIGIRKSLGARQTDILKQFLIEAVMLSAIGGTVGVLIAWAIGRILTAFVFQTYLSIAAVIVAVVVSGVIGILSGILPARKAALLDPIVALRAE
- a CDS encoding DUF1972 domain-containing protein, with the translated sequence MKIAILGTRGIPANYGGFETFAEQLGTRMAARGHDVTVYCRKHYSNSRTTTRYNGVKLVVLPTIRHKYFDTVIHTLLSVLHATFRKYDVILLCNAANSLFSFIPRLLGTPTLVNVDGLERKRKKWNWVGRGYYLVSEWLSTFLPTAIVTDAQVIQDYYATRYGKESAMIAYGAEVARRAMPDLLTKYDLEPNRYVLYVSRLEPENNAHLVIEAYQNLKTDWPLVIVGGAPYAQEYIAQLKSTRDPRVKFFGFVFGEDYRALQQNAYCYVHATEVGGTHPALIEAMGAGNCALTLNTPENVEVLGAAGILYDSVADLTRQLQRILADPALITEYRRRAMSRVLELYNWEQITDEYETLLSKLAGIELVSERVPSAAPSRNEFTYPRAPFAEEQPAETRRTATTLH
- the nagA gene encoding N-acetylglucosamine-6-phosphate deacetylase, whose product is MKRVRGQLNDLAGATLTDVLIAAGRIHSVQLADLAQPCDLGGAEYHLAPGFIDLQINGYAGVDFNDASTTPAQIAAAFRQLWRTGTTALLPTVITGSHAHIAQCFANLLRAADEFPEVARGMLGLHLEGPFISTEDGPRGAHPREHARPPDWDEFERWQDAARGQIRLVTLSPEWPEANAFIERAAAAGVIVAIGHTAATPAQIADAVKAGAGLSTHLGNGSHARIERHPNYIWEQLAADELSASFIVDGQHLPPAVVKCFLRCKGVARSILVTDAIAAAGCPPGRYRLGHIEVEVTPAGRVCLPGTAYLAGSVLEMHEAVANTVRYSEATLTDALRMASANPAALLGVHEQYGMLEAGRRADLILFRWDAPSATLDIAATISGGALVYDAACH
- a CDS encoding helix-turn-helix transcriptional regulator, which produces MTPKGIGSKRKTKGYTISAIADHYGVHQQTLRLYEREGLLKPSRSDGNVRLYSDEDVERLEVILKLTRDLGVNLAGVEIILNMREKMDQMQREFNRFLESLRNYAEQSMAESQDPHNLQALVPTRRTIVLKSTKRVATIREAAGRED